The following coding sequences lie in one Oryza brachyantha chromosome 10, ObraRS2, whole genome shotgun sequence genomic window:
- the LOC121055598 gene encoding uncharacterized protein LOC121055598, which produces MVLAPVLLIAAAAGGVVLVLVLGGVAGRLGALAIGVASRRGRVAVAGGGGGGDGEERIGDHEVGCFSCDQGMSLQSCPAAAAAGEPPAGTAEELLERARGLVPAALEAARAATGFGGRWKAIAARLERVPPCLSDLSSHPCFSKNSLCRELLQSVAATLAEAAELGARCREPPRAGKLQMQSDLDALAGKLDLNLRDCALLIKTGVLSDATVPAAPAAEAAAAAQTDVRELLARLQIGHAEAKHRAVDGLLDALREDEKSVLSALGRGNVAALVQLLTATAPKIREKAATVLCLLAESGSCEVLLVSEGALPPLIRLVESGSLVGREKAVITLQRLSMSPDIARAIVGHSGVRPLTDICQTGDSISQSAAAGTLKNLSAVPEVRQALAEEGVVRVMINLLDCGAVLGSKEYAAECLQNLTSSNDNLRRSVVSEGGLRSLLAYLDGPLPQEPAVGALRNLVGAVSPDSLVSLGVLPRLVHVLREGSVGAQQAAAAAIYRISSSSDMKRQVGEHGCMPLLVRLLEAKSYGAREVAAQAVASLMSCPPNARDVKKDEKSVPNLVQLLEPSPQNTAKKYAISCLLSLSANKRCKKLMISHGAIGYLKKLSEMDVTGAKRLLEKLERGKLRNLFSRK; this is translated from the exons ATGGTGCTTGCCCCCGTCTTGTTGATCGCAGCGGCAGCGGGAGGTGTGGTTCTGGTTCTGGTTCTTGGTGGCGTTGCTGGTCGACTCGGCGCGCTGGCAATCGGCGTCGCTtcgaggagggggagggtggCGGTcgccggaggtggtggtggaggcgacggggaGGAGCGGATCGGAG ATCACGAGGTGGGGTGTTTCAGCTGCGACCAAGGAATGAGCTTGCAGAGCTgcccggccgcggccgcggccggtgAACCGCCGGCCGGGACGGCGGAGGAGCTGCTGGAGCGGGCGCGCGGGCTGGTGCCGGCCGCgctggaggcggcgcgcgcggccacCGGCTTCGGCGGCCGGTGGAAGGCCATCGCGGCGAGGCTGGAGAGGGTGCCGCCGTGCCTGTCCGACCTGTCTAGCCACCCCTGCTTCTCCAAGAACTCGCTTTGCCGGGAGCTGCTGCAGTCGGTGGCCGCCACgctcgccgaggccgccgagcTCGGCGCGCGCTGCCGCGAGCCGCCGAGGGCCGGGAAGCTGCAGATGCAGAGTGACCTTGACGCGCTCGCCGGCAAGCTGGACCTTAACCTCCGGGATTGCGCGCTTCTTATCAAGACCGGTGTGCTGTCCGACGCGACCGTACCGGCCGCGCCAGCggctgaggcggcggcggccgcgcagACGGATGTGCGCGAGCTGCTTGCGAGGCTTCAGATCGGGCACGCGGAGGCGAAGCACCGGGCGGTGGATGGTCTACTGGATGCGCTACGCGAGGACGAGAAGAGCGTGCTGTCGGCGCTCGGCCGTGGTAACGTGGCCGCGCTGGTGCAGctgctgacggcgacggcgcccaAGATCAGGGAGAAGGCGGCTACCGTCCTCTGCTTGCTGGCCGAGTCCGGCAGCTGCGAGGTCTTGCTAGTGTCAGAAggggcgctgccgccgctcatCCGGCTGGTCGAGTCCGGCAGCCTTGTCGGCCGGGAGAAGGCCGTGATCACCCTGCAGCGGCTGTCCATGTCGCCCGACATCGCCCGCGCGATTGTCGGCCACAGCGGCGTCCGTCCGCTGACCGACATTTGCCAAACCGGGGACTCCATCTCGCagtccgcggcggccggcacgCTCAAGAACCTCTCCGCGGTGCCCGAGGTCCGGCAAGCGCTGGCGGAGGAAGGGGTCGTGCGCGTCATGATCAACCTGCTCGACTGCGGCGCCGTGCTCGGTTCCAAGGAGTACGCCGCGGAGTGCCTGCAGAACCTCACGTCGAGCAACGACAACCTCCGGCGCTCCGTCGTGTCGGAGGGCGGCCTCCGCAGCCTGCTCGCCTACCTCGACGGCCCGCTGCCGCAGGAACCCGCCGTGGGCGCGCTCCGCAACCTCGTGGGCGCCGTCTCGCCGGACAGCCTGGTGTCGCTGGGCGTGCTCCCGCGGCTCGTCCACGTGCTCCGCGAGGGCTCCGTCGGCgcgcagcaggcggcggcggcggccatctaCAGGATCTCGAGCTCGTCGGACATGAAGCGCCAGGTCGGCGAGCACGGCTGCATGCCGCTGCTGGTGCGGCTGCTGGAGGCGAAGTCGTACGGCGCGCgcgaggtggcggcgcaggcggtggCGAGCCTGATGAGCTGCCCTCCCAACGCGAGGGACGTCAAGAAGGACGAGAAGAGCGTGCCCAACCTGGTGCAGCTGCTGGAGCCGAGCCCCCAGAACACGGCCAAGAAGTACGCCATCTCCTGCCTCCTGTCCCTCTCGGCGAACAAGCGCTGCAAGAAGCTGATGATCTCGCACGGCGCCATCGGCTACCTCAAGAAGCTCTCCGAGATGGACGTCACCGGCGCCAAGAGGCTGCTCGAGAAGCTGGAGCGCGGCAAGCTGCGCAACCTCTTCAGTAGGAAGTAA